ATTTATCTTACAAAGAGATAGGAGAATTATTCGGAAAAAAAGACCATTCTACAGTAATTCATGCTATTAAAAAAATCGGAAAGAAAATTCAGGAAGAACAGTCGTTTGCAAAAGAAATCGAAAAAATTAAATCAGACTTGAAAGATAAATAGTGTTTTTGTTTAAAAGAGATGAAAAAAGTGTGGAAATCAGATAAACAATATTGACAAAAAGATTAATAATGAAAAAATGTGAATTCTTTGAATTTATAAACAAAAGAATTAACAAGGGTAAACTTAATAACTTAATGACATAAACAATGTATCAAGATAATTCACACAGCAACAACAACAACAGATATATATTTAATATTAGTTGAAGAAAGGAGAGAATATGAAATTTAAAACTTCCTCCGATGTTTTTCTTACAAGCCTGGAACCTCTTTTATCAATCGTTCCTCAGAGAACACCGTATAATGTTTTAAAAAATCATTTGAAAATGACTGCGGAAAAGAAAAAGATTAAAATTCTTGCCACAAATATTGAAACTACCGGAGAACTGTCATTCGACGCAGACGTAGAAAAAGAAGGTGAAATTGTAATACCGGTCAAAAAACTGACTGATTTTTTGAGAAAAATTCCTTCTTCGGAATTGAGTATAGAAGCTGTTTCTGGAAAACTAAATTTTATGTATGACAAAGGATATTTTCATTTACCAACTGTAATGCCTGACGAATTTCCCGAAATTCCTGAAGTTGTGCCTGAAAAAGAAATTCTTTTTAACCCGAGAATGTTAAAAAAAATGGTTGATAAAACCGCTTTTGCGATAAACACAATTGGAGCGACTAGCCCTATTGTCGACGGTATTTATTGGAAATTTAAGGGAAAAAATACAGAAATGGTAGGAGCGAGTAACCACAGACTCGCAAAATTTTCCAATGAAGTCCAAATAAACGCCGATTTTTCTGTAATAATACCTCAAAAGTTTCTTGTACACGTCTCTTCATACGTCGAAGAAGAAGATATAAAAATCTCTCTTGGGCAGGAAAGAATCAGTTTTCATATACCTGAAAAGAACCTTTTACTGACAAGCAGACTAATAAATTTTAATTTTCCAGATTACAGTAAAATAATATTTGATTCTTCAAAACATAAATTTCAGGTAAATAAAAAAACTATTTATGAAGTAATAGCGAGAATTTCAATTTTTTCAGATTCTCTATCTTTCAGGATAAAATTGTTTTTTGACAAAGATAATAAACTTGAAATTTCTTCATCTTCAACAGAAAGCGGAGAAGCAAAAGAAACAATAGAATATATGAGGAATTCAAAAGGGAATGAAAAAATTAAAATTCCGATTAATTATCACTACATTACTGATATATTGAAAAATATTGAAAGTGAAGATGTTTTGTTTTTGATAAATGAGACTGATAAAGCTATTGAAATCGTACCTGCTGAAGAAGATCCTGGTGAGAAAGTTGTTTATATTTTGATGCCTTTACATTCTAAAGACTGACATGAAAGAAAAAGGTTTTTTATTTTTTAAATTTTTATTGATCCCAATAATTTTTTGCATCGCAGGTACAGTTTTAGGATCGGTTCTTAGATTTAGATTCCTTGAAGACAGCATAAAAGATCAGCTACCTCTTGTTAACACACTGGAAAATCCTGCTTCAGGTGTTACAAGGATATACGACAGAAATAATAAATTAATTGCCGAATTTTCGACACAGTGGAGAGACCCGGTTCCTTTGGAATCAATACCTGAATATCTCGTAAAAGCAATAATTACAGTAGAAGACAGAAGATTTTACGAACACAAAGGGATTTCATGGTTTGATATAGCGCGAGCTTTCATTAAAGACATAGTAAGCTCGGAAAACGTATCGGGTGCGAGCACTATAACTCAACAGCTTGCGAGAAACAGATTTTTAGGTTTTGAAAAATCCATGCAGAGAAAACTTAAAGAATTTTTTTTGGCCAGGGAAATAGAGAGGAATTTTTCAAAAAATGAAATACTTGAATTGTATCTCAATGAAATATATTTTGGACAAGGTGCTTACGGAGTAAAAGCGGCGGCAAAAAGATATTTCAATAAAGATTTATCTGAACTAACTCTTGCGGAATGCGCATTGATAGCAGGTATTCCAAGACAACATAATTATTATAATCCTATCAGGAATTATAACGCGTCCCTTGAAAGAAGAAATTTAATATTAAAGATGATGAAAGATTTAGGACAGATTGACGAAGAAACATATAATGCTGCAAAAAGAGAATCTCTTTTAGTAAATGAAGGATACCTGCTTGGTGGAAAGGCACAGTACTTTGTTGAAGAAGTCAGAAAGTGGCTGATATCTCACTACGGAATCGAGAGAATTTATCAAAAAAACGGCGGACTGGATGTTTATACGACTCTGGACTTGGACGTTCAAATAGCTGCAGAAAGTATATTGGAAATAAATTTAGACAATCTTGAAAAAACATACAGTTTAAGACCGAAAAGACTAGACGAAAACTCAATTGATGAAACGGGTAAAACGAAATATATTCAGGGAGCGCTTGTTTGTATACAGGCAGGAACCGGAGAAGTGCTGGCTATAGTCGGAGGAAGAGATTTCGAAGAGAGCGAATTTAACAGAGCGACACAGGCGAGAAGGCAAGTCGGATCTTCTTTCAAACCTTTTGTTTACCTGGCTGCCATTGACAATGGATTTACTTTAGGAGACGTGATGCTCGACGCTCCGCTTGCAATAGATTTAGGCGGCGGAAAGCAATATAGACCGCAGAATTACGACTTGAAATATGAAGGATTCATGACTCTGAGGACCGCATTGGCAAAATCGAGAAACGTCATAGCTGTTAAGCTTTTAAGGCACGTAGGAGCTTCGACGGTTATTTCATATGCAAGACTGCTCGGAATAAAAAGCCAGTTGAAACCGGTATTATCACTGGCTCTTGGAACTTGCGATCTGACACTAATGGAAATGACGTCTGCTTTTAGTGTATTTGCATCCGGAGGAATGAGAGCAGATCCATATATGATTAGAAAGATAGAAGAAAGAAGCGGAGATACAAGAAACATTATTTTTGAGTATACACCTAAACCTACAAGAGTCATATCAAAAACAACAGCTTACCTTATGCAAAGCGCCATGAGATCAGTTGTTAGATCAGGAACAGCTACTTCGGCGGCGAGAAATGCAGGATTGACAAGACCATCAGCGGGAAAAACAGGGACTACTGACGACTACACAAACTGCTGGATGGTCGGTTATACTCCGGATATTTCATGCGGTGTTTGGGTAGGATACGACAGCTTGAGGACAAT
The sequence above is drawn from the candidate division WOR-3 bacterium genome and encodes:
- the dnaN gene encoding DNA polymerase III subunit beta codes for the protein MKFKTSSDVFLTSLEPLLSIVPQRTPYNVLKNHLKMTAEKKKIKILATNIETTGELSFDADVEKEGEIVIPVKKLTDFLRKIPSSELSIEAVSGKLNFMYDKGYFHLPTVMPDEFPEIPEVVPEKEILFNPRMLKKMVDKTAFAINTIGATSPIVDGIYWKFKGKNTEMVGASNHRLAKFSNEVQINADFSVIIPQKFLVHVSSYVEEEDIKISLGQERISFHIPEKNLLLTSRLINFNFPDYSKIIFDSSKHKFQVNKKTIYEVIARISIFSDSLSFRIKLFFDKDNKLEISSSSTESGEAKETIEYMRNSKGNEKIKIPINYHYITDILKNIESEDVLFLINETDKAIEIVPAEEDPGEKVVYILMPLHSKD
- a CDS encoding PBP1A family penicillin-binding protein, coding for MIPIIFCIAGTVLGSVLRFRFLEDSIKDQLPLVNTLENPASGVTRIYDRNNKLIAEFSTQWRDPVPLESIPEYLVKAIITVEDRRFYEHKGISWFDIARAFIKDIVSSENVSGASTITQQLARNRFLGFEKSMQRKLKEFFLAREIERNFSKNEILELYLNEIYFGQGAYGVKAAAKRYFNKDLSELTLAECALIAGIPRQHNYYNPIRNYNASLERRNLILKMMKDLGQIDEETYNAAKRESLLVNEGYLLGGKAQYFVEEVRKWLISHYGIERIYQKNGGLDVYTTLDLDVQIAAESILEINLDNLEKTYSLRPKRLDENSIDETGKTKYIQGALVCIQAGTGEVLAIVGGRDFEESEFNRATQARRQVGSSFKPFVYLAAIDNGFTLGDVMLDAPLAIDLGGGKQYRPQNYDLKYEGFMTLRTALAKSRNVIAVKLLRHVGASTVISYARLLGIKSQLKPVLSLALGTCDLTLMEMTSAFSVFASGGMRADPYMIRKIEERSGDTRNIIFEYTPKPTRVISKTTAYLMQSAMRSVVRSGTATSAARNAGLTRPSAGKTGTTDDYTNCWMVGYTPDISCGVWVGYDSLRTIFRSASGGLVAAPIWASFIVEASRILKIPSNDFIAPENIVSLTVCTESGKIASSNCENTYSEIFIIGTEPTEVCPLHRDYLGMPEDPEFKDDTTKPILIF